From the genome of Malus sylvestris chromosome 6, drMalSylv7.2, whole genome shotgun sequence, one region includes:
- the LOC126626876 gene encoding uncharacterized protein LOC126626876 has translation MGNAAVSCAPLTICSSSPGGATKVLCLDGRLEVFGRQVKASELMVEHPGQFLCDSTILKVGNRIHGLTADEPLERRRFYFLLPMDLLYSVLTHEELSSLTYRASKALKNSRGFNNFSRIFPVFGDFRMFNLSESKRLDCNEDHAIISVNSSHNSEPVVLLERYSKQRSWKPALETIDETPCTL, from the coding sequence ATGGGAAATGCAGCAGTTTCTTGTGCTCCATTGACCATATGCTCAAGCAGTCCAGGAGGAGCAACAAAAGTCTTATGTTTGGACGGAAGACTGGAAGTTTTCGGAAGGCAAGTAAAAGCATCAGAGCTAATGGTAGAGCATCCGGGCCAGTTTTTGTGTGACTCTACCATCCTCAAAGTTGGCAACAGAATCCACGGCCTCACTGCCGACGAACCGCTCGAAAGACGGCGGTTTTACTTCCTCCTCCCCATGGACCTCCTCTACTCAGTGCTAACACACGAAGAACTCAGCTCCCTAACTTACAGGGCTTCAAAGGCACTCAAGAACAGTAGAGGCTTCAACAATTTCAGTAGGATTTTTCCGGTTTTTGGAGATTTTCGCATGTTTAATCTTTCGGAATCCAAGAGATTGGATTGCAATGAAGATCATGCAATTATTAGTGTTAATTCAAGCCATAATTCAGAGCCAGTAGTATTATTGGAGAGGTACTCAAAGCAAAGATCATGGAAGCCTGCATTAGAAACCATTGATGAAACTCCTTGTACACTTTGA
- the LOC126627434 gene encoding uncharacterized protein LOC126627434 isoform X1, which translates to MASLPLGNTPSCSLACERRPISLLGVSALPLMQLKVRAFHGLVRGRVVTHSLYRNEASLLRGEGSNSINHIIPKKAILTIPRCSSSSDSNGSEDDSSDQAKKKPFGYSRKDVLLIGVGVTAIGIGLKSGLEFAGVDPLQAGNVVQLVLVLGLTIGWISTYIFRVSNKEMTYAQQIRDYESKVMEKRLEGLTEAELEALLEQVEEEKRRLGEQQVK; encoded by the exons ATGGCATCTCTCCCACTTGGAAATACTCCTAGTTGTAGTTTAGCATGTGAAAGAAGACCAATTTCTCTTCTGGGGGTTTCGGCTCTGCCATTGATGCAATTGAAGGTCAGAGCTTTTCATGGTTTGGTGAGAG GAAGAGTCGTGACTCACAGCTTATATAGAAATGAAGCATCCCTTTTACGTGGAGAAGGATCCAATAGCATCAACCACATAATTCCAAAAAAGGCGATCTTGACCATCCCCAGATGTAGCAGTTCCTCGGACTCTAATGGAAGCGAAGATGACTCCTCTGATCAGGCCAAG AAGAAACCATTTGGATACTCAAGAAAGGATGTTTTATTGATTGGAGTAGGAGTAACTGCTATCGGGATCGGCTTGAAAAGTGGATTAGAG TTTGCTGGAGTTGATCCTTTACAAGCAGGAAACGTCGTTCAGCTGGTGCTGGTGTTGGGCCTGACTATTGGATGGATTTCCACTTACATTTTTCGTGTTTCAAATAAGGAAATGACGTACGCACAACAAATACGCGATTATGAAAGCAAAGTCATGGAG AAAAGGTTAGAAGGCCTAACAGAAGCAGAGTTAGAAGCGTTGCTTGAACAAGTTGAGGAAGAGAAGAGGCGCCTCGGCGAGCAGCAGGTCAAGTAA
- the LOC126627434 gene encoding uncharacterized protein LOC126627434 isoform X2 — MNDLFCILFFCNMNPSLSHWHLLSASADVLRCINNRKCWLRTKQKVDCLVYGSCFSHRLQILTQHAQGKKPFGYSRKDVLLIGVGVTAIGIGLKSGLEFAGVDPLQAGNVVQLVLVLGLTIGWISTYIFRVSNKEMTYAQQIRDYESKVMEKRLEGLTEAELEALLEQVEEEKRRLGEQQVK, encoded by the exons ATGAATGATTTGTtctgtattttatttttctgtaaCATGAATCCAAGTTTATCCCACTGGCATCTCTTGTCAGCATCAGCTGATGTCCTAAGATGTATCAACAATCGAAAATGTTGGTTACGTACTAAGCAGAAGGTTGATTGTCTGGTATATGGTTCTTGCTTCTCGCATAGATTGCAGATTTTAACACAGCATGCACAAGGA AAGAAACCATTTGGATACTCAAGAAAGGATGTTTTATTGATTGGAGTAGGAGTAACTGCTATCGGGATCGGCTTGAAAAGTGGATTAGAG TTTGCTGGAGTTGATCCTTTACAAGCAGGAAACGTCGTTCAGCTGGTGCTGGTGTTGGGCCTGACTATTGGATGGATTTCCACTTACATTTTTCGTGTTTCAAATAAGGAAATGACGTACGCACAACAAATACGCGATTATGAAAGCAAAGTCATGGAG AAAAGGTTAGAAGGCCTAACAGAAGCAGAGTTAGAAGCGTTGCTTGAACAAGTTGAGGAAGAGAAGAGGCGCCTCGGCGAGCAGCAGGTCAAGTAA